AAAAACACACCactttgtattaatatatgtGGTTCATGCAGAAGAGACAATGACAGAACCAATAGTTGGGTTCAATGTACGAAATGCCCACAGTGGTTTCATACCAAATGTGTTGGAATGAACATGATGCAAGCAAAAATGGATACAACATTCTGTTGCCCATAAATAAAGTATCTATACCTGAAAATGTGGTATCAAAATCACCTTAACATTACTTCTGTTAGAGAAACCTTATTTGATACATATGCTTACAGCAACTTACACTATGTTTCGTGTATGACCCGGCCAATGCTTATTATTCAAGCATATGCTATAACAGCAACATACACTGTTTCGTGTATGACCCGGCCAATGCTTATTATTCAAGCATATGCTATAACAGCAACATACACTGTTTCGTGTATGACCCGGCCAATGCTTATTATTCAAGCATATGCTATAACAGCAACATACACTGTTTCGTGTATGACCCGGCCAATGCTTATTATTCAAGCATATGCTATAACAGCAACATACACTGTTTCGTGTATGACCCGGCCAATGCTTATTATTCAAGCATATGCTATAACAGCAACATACACTGTTTCGTGTATGACCCGGCCAATGCTTAATTATTCAAGCATATGCTATAACAGGCATTGCACGAGGTTGGTTAACATCGccaatgttttaattattcgAAGGTTATGCTGTGAAAACCTAACGATCACGCATACAATGCGACCTCATGGGTGCGTGGTGGAACAGCTgacaatttgatttttaaactaacatttaaatatactgTTCTAGTTTTCtacaacataaaaatgaatgcaaaaatgttatataaaatttattattcgGCCACCGGAACAACTTCGACCGCCGCGACAACCTCGGCCGCCGGAACAACCTCGGCCGCCAGAACAACCTCGGCCGCCGGAACAACCTCGGCCGCCGGAACAACCTCGGCCGCCGGAACAACCTCGGCCGCCGGAACAACCTCGGCCGCCGGAACAACCTCGGCCGCCGGAACAACCTCGGCCGCCGGAACAACCTCGGCCGCCGGAACAACCTCGGCCGCCGGAACAACCTCGGCCGCCGGAACAACCTCGGCCACCGCGACGACCTCGGCCGCCGGAACAACTTCGGGATCACCTCCTCTCCTCTTCGGGATCGCCTCCTCTCCTCTTCCCTAAATGTGTGAAAAAGGAGTAAAACTggaacaatatataaataccaataAATACATACCTCTGCTGCCCTCCTGCGCTttataaactgaaaaaaatgtacaaataaaaaatgaatctgGATAATGAATGTATGGAACCTACATCTTCAAATGGCAGCCATCTGCAAAGTAAAGTGATAATAAGTcatggtaaataaaatatagccTATCACAACACACCTTCTGTAGGGGGCTATCctcttttttctgtaaaacataAAGGTATTGTAACAAACCTAAAACACTTACTTCGATTAgaatttacttttacattcttgctttagtttttaaattgaactggttataataaattatctCTCACctttgcaaaaatttaaaccggTGAAAGGGgataaatctgtaaaaaaaatattttttttatggtttttatttattgagtTAAACTAACAATAAAAGTCAAGAGTCAAGCTTACCCCCTTTCACCGCCTGTTTCTtcatctaaaaacaaaatgatcaTTATTAGTacctttttatgtatatacatgCATCTGCttatacacaaaaaatgtGCCTTGGATAAAACATTCCATTTGCAAAATTAGTCACTAATCTTTTATCCCTAGCTTCATGTTTATGGGACaaatacataataaatatcttttcTAAATCTTTCATAGCTTTAAAACTATAATCTAGTGAAAACATACTTTCCCCATCACCCCCTCTTCCGCCACTTGCTCCTTCACCGCCCCTCCATCTGCCACCCCCTCTTCCTCTACCCCCTCTTCCTCTACCCCCTCTTCCTCTAACCCCTCTTCCTCTACCCCCTCTGCCAACGCCCCGCTGGGTCATCTCTTCACTGTGattataaagaaatatgtgaataaaaattattccAATCTAATAATAAACTTGGTACTTGCCTGACAACATACATAGTTGCACCGTTGTGCAGGCTTATGTTAATTTTACccatttattgttaattttttcccTATataccataaataaaaattaggaTTTAATGTTAGAGGTAAAGGATTTAAAATGTGAGGGTTGAATGATTGTTAAAGAATAACACGCTTTGTATGTAACTCCAGCAATGAGTGATGAATTGTGAACTTA
This DNA window, taken from Ciona intestinalis unplaced genomic scaffold, KH HT000283.1, whole genome shotgun sequence, encodes the following:
- the LOC113475365 gene encoding uncharacterized protein LOC113475365 isoform X2, encoding MTQRGVGRGGRGRGVRGRGGRGRGGRGRGGGRWRGGEGASGGRGGDGENEETGGERGFIPFHRFKFLQRKKRIAPYRRWLPFEDFIKRRRAAEVCIYWYLYIVPVLLLFHTFREEERRRSFRRPRSSRWPRLFRRPRLFRRPRLFRRPRLFRRPRLFRRPRLFRRPRLFRRPRLFRRPRLFRRPRLFRRPRLFWRPRLFRRPRLSRRSKLFRWPNNKFYITFLHSFLCCRKLEQYI
- the LOC113475365 gene encoding protein argonaute 2-like isoform X4 yields the protein MTQRGVGRGGRGRGVRGRGGRGRGGRGRGGGRWRGGEGASGGRGGDGENEETGGERGFIPFHRFKFLQRKKRIAPYRRWLPFEDFIKRRRAAEGRGEEAIVPAAEVVAVAEVVPAAEVVPAAEVVPAAEVVPAAEVVPAAEVVPAAEVVPAAEVVPAAEVVPAAEVVPAAEVVLAAEVVPAAEVVAAVEVVPVAE
- the LOC113475365 gene encoding protein argonaute 2-like isoform X3 — encoded protein: MTQRGVGRGGRGRGVRGRGGRGRGGRGRGGGRWRGGEGASGGRGGDGENEETGGERGFIPFHRFKFLQRKKRIAPYRRWLPFEDFIKRRRAAEGRGEEAIPKRRGGDPEVVPAAEVVAVAEVVPAAEVVPAAEVVPAAEVVPAAEVVPAAEVVPAAEVVPAAEVVPAAEVVPAAEVVPAAEVVLAAEVVPAAEVVAAVEVVPVAE
- the LOC113475365 gene encoding uncharacterized protein LOC113475365 isoform X1, coding for MTQRGVGRGGRGRGVRGRGGRGRGGRGRGGGRWRGGEGASGGRGGDGENEETGGERGFIPFHRFKFLQRKKRIAPYRRWLPFEDFIKRRRAAEVCIYWYLYIVPVLLLFHTFREEERRRSRRGEEVIPKLFRRPRSSRWPRLFRRPRLFRRPRLFRRPRLFRRPRLFRRPRLFRRPRLFRRPRLFRRPRLFRRPRLFRRPRLFWRPRLFRRPRLSRRSKLFRWPNNKFYITFLHSFLCCRKLEQYI